A stretch of Schistocerca cancellata isolate TAMUIC-IGC-003103 chromosome 3, iqSchCanc2.1, whole genome shotgun sequence DNA encodes these proteins:
- the LOC126176440 gene encoding protein sprouty-like, which translates to CPATAAAPTTTAGAVVAGDVVTLTTPRPDTERVTNEYVETPFRPATAAPLPAAGKLAAAPKQRHHPLSLQLPPSRDSARDHQALHLPVVVAPGKRPQLPPAPHQHAHLLHHHHHHHHHHHPHTFEKEGRGYPGPAAALSGGGAGSPPSGSASGSSSPGGRGSDGRVVAALGSLGPAGGVPDCFRGSIICPECGRCRCESCRKPRPLPSRWLCDNSCYCSAETALDYATCLCCVKGLFYHCCRDHDLEGADEPCACGPPRCAARWGCLCALSLALPCLWWYWPLRACLRLCEACYRRHSAAGCRCRPASSLLLAASPDF; encoded by the exons TGCCCCG cgacggcggcggcgccgacgacgacggcgGGGGCGGTGGTGGCGGGAGACGTCGTGACGCTGACGACGCCGCGGCCCGACACCGAGCGCGTCACTAACGAGTACGTGGAGACGCCGTTCCGGCCCGCGACGGCGGCACCGTTGCCCGCCGCCGGCAAGCTGGCCGCCGCCCCCAAGCAGCGGCACCACCCGCTGTCcctgcagctgccgccgagccGCGACTCGGCCCGCGACCACCAGGCGCTGCACCTGCCCGTCGTCGTGGCGCCGGGCAAGAGGCCGCAGCTGCCGCCCGCGCCGCACCAGCACGCgcacctcctccaccaccaccaccaccaccaccaccaccaccacccgcacACGTTCGAGAAGGAGGGCCGCGGGTACCCGGGGCCGGCGGCGGCGCTGTCGGGCGGCGGCGCGGGCAGCCCGCCGTCGGGCTCCGCGTCGGGCTCGTCGTCGCCGGGCGGCCGCGGCTCGGACGGGCGCGTGGTGGCGGCGCTGGGCAGCCTGGGGCCGGCGGGCGGCGTGCCCGACTGCTTCCGCGGCTCCATCATCTGCCCCGAGTGCGGCCGCTGCCGCTGCGAGTCGTGCCGCAAGCCGCGCCCGCTGCCGTCGCGCTGGCTCTGCGACAACTCGTGCTACTGCTCGGCCGAGACGGCGCTCGACTACGCGACGTGCCTGTGCTGCGTGAAGGGGCTGTTCTACCACTGCTGCCGCGACCACGACCTGGAGGGCGCGGACGAGCCGTGCGCGTGCGGGCCGCCGCGGTGCGCGGCGCGCTGGGGCTGCCTGTGCGCGCTGTCGCTGGCGCTGCCCTGCCTCTGGTGGTACTGGCCGCTGCGCGCCTGCCTGCGCCTCTGCGAGGCCTGCTACCGCCGCCACAGCGCCGCCGGCTGCCGCTGCCGGCCCGCCAGCTCGCTGCTGCTCGCCGCCTCCCCGGACTTCTGA